GATCCAAGGCTTCGATCCTCCTGGTATTGGTGCAAGAGACCTGAAAGAATGTTTGTTGATCCAGTTAAAAAGAAAAGACCCAAACAACCCGATTATAGTTAAAGCAATGAATGTTGTAGAAAACTATTTGGATGAGTTTACACGGAAACATTACGATAAATTAGAAAAAAGTTTAGGCTTAGATAGTGAAGAACTTAAAGAGGTAGTAAACGAAATTTTGCGTTTAAACCCCAAACCAGGTGATGCCAATCAGGTTACAACCAAACAAATGCAGATTATTCCTGATTTCCACATCAGCAATAATGATGGCGTATTGATTTTGACGTTAAATTCGAAAAATGCCCCCGAGCTAAAGGTAAGCAGATCTTACCAGGAGATGTTCGAGCATTACGATAAAGCATCATCCAAAGATAAAAAGCTGAAAGAGGCTGTTCAGTTTGTTAAACAAAAATTAGATTCTGCCAGATGGTTTATAGATGCGATTAAACAAAGACAACAAACTTTGTTAAAAACCATGAATGCCATTATGCATTATCAATATGAATATTTTTTAACGGCCGACGAGCGCAAAATGCGTCCGATGATATTGAAAGATATTGCTGATAAAATCGACATGGATATCTCAACCGTATCGAGGGTTGCGAACTCTAAATATGTACAAACCGAATTTGGCACCTTCCTGTTAAAATCTTTCTTCTCAGAAGCAATACAGACCGAAAACGGTGAAGAAGTTTCGAATAAAGAGGTAAAAAAAATATTGGAAGACTGTATCGGAAATGAAGATAAACGCAAACCCTTAGCGGATGAAAAATTAACCGAAATTTTAAAAGAAAGAGGTTATAACATTGCCAGAAGGACTGTCGCGAAATATCGCGAGCAAATGAATATTCCGGTAGCAAGGCTAAGAAAAGAACTTTAGAACAGTTGGCAGTTACCAATTGCCAGTTTACAATTCGAAATTTACAGTTACTTATCTAAAACATAGAATTGTAAATTGTCAACTGAAAGTATTGCGTTCCAAATATAAATGGTGTATTTATTTTGATTCGGAAATGAGCAGTCCTGTGTACTTGACAGCTTCAGTCCCGCTTTCCATTCCAAGTCCGCACTCGTTCCTCGCTTACGGGCTTTGCATTGCAATCGGGTTTAAGAACATAGTTTCTGCACCCTGCAATCTCAAAAATAAAAAACTGCTGTAGCCATCTAGCCCCGGCTGAAGCATTACCCTGCAGCAACGAGGTACGAGGAAGCGAAGCGTAAAAGCGAAAGACGAGAGGAGACTTCCTATCCTATACAGGTTTTGTGCTCTGATCCATAAGCGACACACCTATATAAATCTGAATACCAACAGATTACCACATCTTAATGTACGATGGCACATTATAAATATTATTTAGCAATAGGCCCAATACAATTTCATGACTACCATTACTTACCTGATTCAGTTGTGAAGTGGTAAAATCGTAAGAGTAAGTTAAATTAACCATCTTTCCGATATTGAAACCTGCCATCGCAGCAAAAGAATCATCTTTACGATAGCTTCCACCCAACCAGATTTTATCTTTAAAAGCCAGTTTCATGTTTATGTCAACCGAAACAGGTGCCGGCGATACATACTTTACCATTACCGATGGTACAGCAGCAATCTCATCATCTAAGAAAAATTTATATCCTGCGGTTGCAAAATAATGTGGTGCTTCTTTACCTAAATTATAATTATTATCGCCTGTAAAGCTTAATTTTTGGGGTAAAATCTGCTGTACAGATAAACCTGCAAATAACCTTGCACCGTATAACCATAAACCGATATTTAAATCGGGTTTAACCTGGTTAATCAGCGCCCTGTTCATAATCGGATCTATTGGTGTATCAAAGGTTAGTGCATTTAAATCTAAAGAAATGCTCGAAACCCCTGCTGCAATGCCCGCTGATAAATTAAAATCATTGCTCAATTGCAGATGATAAGCATAAGTCACATTCGCATCCAATCTTTTTATCGGACCAGTTTTATCTAAAACAGCAGTTACCCCATTCCATGGTGGGATGGCGACGACATATAGTTTTGCATATAATTACGGTCCATCGGATTACCTGTTTGCTCCGGGAAAGCAGTTAGCGCATTACTCCATAACTGGTTATCGCCCAGCGCCCAATGTGCCGATACAAATGAAGTTTGAGGCGCATCGGTAATACCCGACCATTGTTTACGGTAACCAGCTTTAAAATCGAGGTAATTTTCAATTCCGGAGAGCGCCGGATTTAGCAGGTACTGATTAAAAATATATTGGGTATACTGCGGCTTTTGTTGCGCAAAAACCTTAAATGTTGCAAAAAGTGCAAATATGATGATGAGCTTCTTCAATTTATCTGATTATGGTGAGCGGTCCTGTTATTGTTTTTCGTCCGTTACGTGGGTTAATGATATAATAATAAACACCTACCGGAAGTGGTTCATTTTGGTAATTCCCATCAAAAGGAATTTTATAGCCATTGCTAAAAAATACCCTATTCCCGTTTCTGTTAAAAATTTCGACAGTAGCATTTGGATAAGATTCTAAATATTTAATGATCCAGGTATCGTTTACATTATCGCCATTTGGCGTAAAGGTATTGGGTGGATTTATAGCTTGCAATACCTTAACCAATACTTTTGAAGTTGTTACGCAACCTTCTGGCTGTGTAGTGGCCGTTAAGGTATATTCTGTGTCCTCATTTGGTGAGGCAATCGGATTTAAGACATTGGTTTTGTTCAGGCCAACTGCTGGCGACCATTCGTATTTTAAATTGGTTCCTTCGGCAGTTGCCGGAATTTCGATCTGCCCGCCTGCTAAAATGTAAATTAGCGTGCCTGCATCTGCCACAGGGGATTTATACACTGTAATGGTATTGGAAATGGAATTAGGACAACCATTATCTCCAGTAAATGTATAAGTGATGGTATGCGGCCCCAGCCCGGCAATTTTAGGATTAAAGGTACCATCTGCCCTCATACCATCGCCACTATATACACCTGGCGGCCCATTCATTTCTTCTCCAACCTTTTGTTTGGCCTGTGTAATTAAAACTGTTCCATCTGCGTCGCAAACTGGAGCCATATCATCAAACACCAATTGCGGAACTGGTTTTAAGGTAAGTGTTTGCGATTCTGAATATTTAAAACAATTTTCTCCAGAATAGGCAACAAGCTTGATGTTAAAGGTTCGGTCGGTAGTGCCTCCAAAAGTATTGTAGTTAAGTATAAAAACTTCGTTATTATCTGGATAAGGAATTGTTTTATAAATAGAACTTTCATTACCAAAATCTCTATAAATCTCAATCTTAGTGATTTTGCCCGTAAATACGGTAGATGTATTTTTAATCATGATATTTTCACTCACACAACTATGGTCATTTATAATCTCAAAATCAGCTGTTTTAACATCACCATTAACTGTAAATGATTTTAATGTAAACGCCTCACAACCATCTTGATTCTTTACAGTTAGAGTCACATTATAACTACCTGTGGCAGCAGGCATAAAAGCACCATCGACACCTGTTGTGGTAGCAATTACATTATTGTTATTATCCGCATATTTCCATTCAAAAGTTAAACCCGTTGTACTTCCATCTGCATTTTTGGATGTATTTTTAAATCTGGCCACGCCATCCGCTAAACAAAAATCAGGAAGCATGAAATCCACTTCTTTCGGTGGATCGTATATATTTATATCTATAGGCTTAATATTTAAACATTTAAGATCACTCTCAACTGTTAAAGTGATGGTATAACGACCTGCAACAGCGTATTGATGTGGAGGAGGAACATTATCTTCCAACGTTACGGGAGTACTTCCATCTCCAAAATCCCACGTCCACTTTACTATCGTTCCAATACCTTCAATGCTCGATTTATCAGTTAAAACGGTTGGTTTATTGGTACAGAACCCAGTAACATCAAAATCTGCTAATGGTGTAGGATTTATTGTAATTTCAACAGGTTCTGAGGTATTAGCACAATTAGAACCCGTGGTAGCAGTTAACCTCACCAAATATTTACCAGGTCTTGCATAAGTATGTTCTGGATTTTGTTCTGTGGAAGGCGTACTTTCATCTCCAAAATCCCATAACCATTTGGTAATTGCAAAATCGTCATTATTAGATATACTTCCATCTGTAAATTTTGCAGTAGTATTTGAACAACCAATAATAGGATTAAATTTTGCTATAGGGAGATCGTAGATATTAAAAGTGTAATTGGTTACTAAATCGCCCGATACACATGATGATGTATTGGGCACATGGGCTACAATTTCTAAACTGTGTTTACCTTTTTCTGCATAGGTTTTGGTATAGGGCGATTCATAAGTAAATATGTTGGTACCATCTGGCAAAGTTTTAGTTTCCATAAGAACAGGTGGATTTTGATTAATTACATTTTCATTATCCAGCGACCAGTTGATGTAATCAGGCTTGTATGGAAGCGATATTTTGATATTATAAGTTTCTCCAACGCATCCATTTTGCCCCTCTTCATTTTTGGCGGTATTAAACACAGTAAGATAGTTATTTGATGATAAATTTGTACCGGCAGAATATGCATAAGACTCGTGATCACCAAATCCGTAAGCAATTGCATTAAAACCATCATCTGCGGTAAGCGTTATACTTTCTTCGTTAACCGGAATCTGTGTATAGGAGTAAATAGAATTGCCATTTAAAATGGTCCATGCAGTATTTGGTGCCACACCATTATACCTAAATCCTGAGATGCTAGCTGTTTTAATTAAAACATTTACATACTTTTCTGTAATATCCTGCAATCTAGAAGAAAAAACGGTCACACCCTTTATATTAAATTCAATCGGATTTAATATAACCATTTCTGGATCACCTATAATAGCGCCTCCATTAGCAGAAGAACAATCTTGCGTTAGGGAATACTCGGCTACGCTAATTAATTTATCAGCCGTGATAAAAGTAGAGCCGGTTAATTGTTCGCTTTCAATAGGTAAACCTTTATTAATAATATATGTAGCACCATTATAAGTTACACTTGTATTATCTTCTTGTGCAAGAATCCTTAAAATATACTTTCTATTGATAAAGGGTACAACCCCATAATTTTTACCCCAGCTATTTGTAGGATAAAGCTGTTGAAACAATGGATCTTGAGAAGAATTACAAACAATTGAAAGTACTGAAGAACCGGAAAAAGCAGCAAAACGTTTACAAGACGATGTTAACGGGTCTGTTTCTACGTAAGTACCAGTAAGATCTTGCGTTCCAGATGCTAAATATTCATAAACATCGCCCGTCTTGTTTAAGGTTATTGGAATTTTATTGCCATTTTTTTCATGCAAAATAATATCAGTATTATCTTCTACAGCAACTAGTGTTAAAAAATTATTACCGCCATTGCTCTGCGAAAAATTCATGGAATAATATGTCTGGCCCAAAGTTTCAAATGGTAAGATCAAGGAAGCAGCAGATCTTGCTGCACCATAAATGTGGGTATAAACAGATACTTTGGGCTGACCATCGGTAACTTTAACATGTATTCCCTTATTTGTTAAAACCCGGTTGGCTTCTAATACCCCATCAATATAAGCATCGACTCTTGGAACATCAAATCTTACAGCGGTATTCGCAGGAATAGTCTTTGTAACAGGAGCAGCATTTCCGCAAGTTATGGTAACTTCAGAATTAGATTTTGATGTTACAAAAACAGCAATATTTCCATATGGGATTACGCCGTTAACAGCTCTTGATGGAACATGGGTTGGGAAGACTGTCCAGAAATCAGTTCCTTCATTAGAAATATTTTGTCCAGATGCTTTAAAGAAAAACAAAGACACTAACAAAACCAATAACCAATGCCTGCTCATCACCTATCGGTTTAGTTTGAAAACGTTATACATGTTTGTTTGATTAGATATGCAATATACTATTAATCAAATCACAAGAAAAAACAATTATTAGAATTTTAACAATTTTTAAGCAGAAAAACCACCTTTCGTGTAATAAAATAAAAGGGTTGTGTAAAAAAGTTTCAGATAAACATGTAATTCCTATGAAAAGAATTAAGGAGATAAAAAAGTGATTGTATCATAAGTGGTGATTTCCATTCGAACTTGTCACATTGAGCTCGGCCTGTACGGAGCTTGACGAAGTATCGAAGCGCTTTGCGGGAAACTTAAACAGGTCCTTCGACAAGCTCAGGATGACAAATCTATATTTATGATACAGACGCTATATGATAAATATTCAATCATTACCTTGGTCGGACTGATCGCCACTACCGTATTTTGCAGAGAAATTTTTGGCTTTTTCATCTGCAGCACTATCGTTATGATCTTCAGGCTCCAGATTTTCGTCTAAGCGTTTGTTCCAATTGTCCAGTCCCTGATTAGGGTGTTTTGCATTTTCTGCTGTGAAATCAGATTTTGATTTGGACAGATCTTCTTTTTTATTTTCCATTATTGGCGTTTATTTTAATTAAAACAGCACCATTAACAGAAAGTTTTATTTACCGCAATTATTTAACAGGCGGTTCATCCTTGGCGTCTTTAAATTCTTTTACACTCTTCCCTATCCCCTTCATTAATTCTGGCAACTTTTTACCACCAAAAATAAGCAGGATAACCACGCCGATTAAAATAATTTCTATTGCAGACATATCTTTATATTTTTCACAATATACGTTAATTCCTCTGAAATGGTTTGTTAGGGAATGGTTAATTGGTTCGCTGACAACAAATGCTCAATTCCGAACCTCAAAGGTTCTATTGTATTCAGAATGCCTAATATCTCCCTCTATTCTTGCTAGCATTAACACTATTTTACAAGTCATTACTAATCAGCTTCTTAACAACTTTCGCATTTCCATCCAGCTAGGCCATAGACGATACTTGTTTCTGTGTCTCCATGGAAAACTAGTTCATTGGTACAATCACAAGAAAGATCCTGAAACAGGCTCAGAAGGACGAAAAGAAGGAGCTAATCGCCTCTAAACACGTACCACCTAGGCGCTAAACCAACAAAGCATTTAAAGTTCTTGTTTTGATTTTAGGCACCGCGCCATGGCGCATAAATTCGGCAAAACCTTTTAACTGTTTGATCGACTTAATGGCTTCATAGCCTTCAAATGATGTTCTAATTTTGTTTAGCAGCATGGTATCTGTTTTAAACAGATCACTTTCAACCAATATCCCTTTATTCAGAAATTTTTTAATTAGTTCGGCCATTTTGCCATTGGCATATAAATGAAGCGGTAATTTAAACACATCATTGTTCAGCTTCTCGAAAGCTTCATTAATCCAAGCTACCTCAGTTTCTGCACTCACCGCTATTTTTCCATCTTTCAAAACAATGTAAGTCAAAAATTCGCGGGCACGCTGACGGGAAATTACCCCGCCATGAATACCATCACGCAAAGTATAATCCAAACGATCGGCACAGAGCGACGGCAAAGGTTGCTCTAAAATATCAAAAGTACCATACAGAATCTGGTTAACATTATATCCATAATTTAACAGCACATCAGGTACTTCCGATTTATATAAAACTTCGGCAAAAACTTTTTCATGATAATCTTCATCTGTATTATCGAAAACATAATCGCCCACATGAGAAAAAGCGGTATGCGAAATATCGTGCAGCAAGCCTGCAATTTGCTCCAGTTCTGAACCACCAAGCATCCTAATCAACATGGTAACCCCAATGGCATGCTCCAATCGTGAATGGCAGATATCTGGGTTGACCAAAAATATAGCACCGCTTTGATGTATCCCGCCTAGCCTTTTTAAAGCATCAGTATTTAACAGATCAGAAAATACCATTGGCAGTTCCATTTTGCCGTATAAAAAATCGTTTACCTGGATCATATTGCTGTGCTTTAATTAAAAGGAATAATCAGAAACAAAAATACTAATAATTTTAGTTTTATCATAAAAAATTATCAACATTAAAACCCCTTAAAACTAATATAATTAGTCATAAAACCACTTTCAAATATTTTGAAAGCTATTATTACAATTTCATGATCAACAAAAAACCTGCAATAAAAACAAGCCAATAAATTAAACGTTATACTTGTAAAAAACAGGTATATGGCAACTGCTCAGCAAATTAGAAAAGCATATTTAGATTATGTTCTAACAAACAATGAAAAACCAAAATCGGTTTACATTTTCGTAAAGAAGCTTAAAATTACAGAGACCGATTTTTATCAGTTTTTCTCTTCTTTTGAAAGCATAGAAAAAACAATCTGGTTCGAACTTACTTTCGAAACCATAAACAAAATCAAAGAGCAGGAAGTTTGGCCCCAGTATACGGCCAGAGAAAAAATACTTTCTTTCTTTTACAGTTATCTGGAAAACCTGAAGAACGAACGCAGTTTTGTGATTTACAGCTTAAAGAATCACCGGGGTAAATTTTCTACTCCTGATGTACTGGCTGGCGTAAAACCTATTTTCGAGAACTTTGCACAAGAAATTATTGAAGAAGGTTTAGATAGTGGCGAACTTGCCGAGCGCCGTTTTCTAAGCAAAAGATATAAAGATGCCTTATGGATCCAGTTTGCCTTTATTGTTAATTTCTGGATCAATGATGATAGTGAAGGTTTCGAAAAAAGCGACGAAGCCATAGAAAAAGGCATCAATGTAACCTTCGATCTTTTCCAGCATTCGCCAATCGACAATTTATTGGAATATGGGAAATTTTTATCCAGAAATGGAAAATTTGCAGAAAAGATGAGGTTTTAAACACCAGATGAAAACACAAAAAAGTATTCCAACTACCAAAGTAGAGCGTTCGGCTAAGTTTGTCAAAACAGGTATTCAGATCGGGGGCAACTATATTAAACATTACTCAAAAAAGCTGTTCAACCCTGAAATGGACCGAGAACAGCTTAACGAGGATAATGCAACCGATATTTATAAATCGCTAAGCGAATTAAAGGGCAGTGCCTTAAAAATCGCACAGATGTTAAGTATGGATAAGAATATCCTGCCGAAATCTTATGTCGATAAATTTACCCAATCTCAATACAATGCTCCTCCCCTTTCAGGTCCGTTAATTGTCAGAACTTTCACCAAAAATTTCGGTAAAACACCTGAAAATATTTTCGATAGTTTTAACTTAAGCTCCAGCAATGCTGCTTCTATTGGCCAGGTGCACCAAGCGATGCTTAATGGTAAAAAACTCGCCATTAAAATTCAATACCCTGGTGTGGGCGACAGTATTTCCTCTGACCTGAAGCTGGTAAAACCTTTCGCTTTCCGTTTACTGGGCATGTCGGAAAGGGAATTGAATATCTATATTAAAGAAGTTGAAGAACGTTTGCTAGAAGAAACAGATTACGAACTGGAAGTTAAACGTTCTATCGAATTTTCAGAAGCCTGTAAAAACCTCGATCATGTTGTATTTCCAAAATACTATCCAGCATTATCCGGAAAGCGCATCATTACCATGGACTGGATTGATGGTTTGCATTTAAAAGAATTTTTACAAACGAATCCTTCTCAGGAAGTACGCAATAAAATCGGGCAGGCGCTGTGGGATTTCTATAATTTTCAGCAACACGAACTCAGAGCTGTACATGCTGATCCGCATCCCGGGAATTTTATGATTACACCAGATGAAAACCTTGGAGTAATTGATTTTGGCTGTATTAAAGAGATGCCGGATGATTTCTACTACCCGTTTTTCGCCTTAATTTCTACTGATGTAATTAATGATAAAAATAAAACGATAGATGCATTTAGAAAACTGGATATGATCCATACTGACGATTCTCCTGAGCAGATTGAGTTTTATTATAAATCGTACAGGGAGATGATCAGCCTCTTTGCCAAACCCTATACCAGTAAAACTTTTGATTTTAGTAAACCTGATTTTTTT
The nucleotide sequence above comes from Pedobacter riviphilus. Encoded proteins:
- the rpoN gene encoding RNA polymerase factor sigma-54, encoding MLKQHLQQKLLQKLSPQQIQFIKLLQVPTVALDTRVKEELEENPALEDPSLMTQDEPKSEYDDLNDRPEDYEQSSEDTSMDEFNVDDYLQDDSANDYSTNYNNGDDDEEKKETPIAIESTFFESLQEQLDLIPLSDQDFIIGKQIIGSLDDDGYLRRPLGSMIDDLAFSQNVMVEEDDVLEMLKLIQGFDPPGIGARDLKECLLIQLKRKDPNNPIIVKAMNVVENYLDEFTRKHYDKLEKSLGLDSEELKEVVNEILRLNPKPGDANQVTTKQMQIIPDFHISNNDGVLILTLNSKNAPELKVSRSYQEMFEHYDKASSKDKKLKEAVQFVKQKLDSARWFIDAIKQRQQTLLKTMNAIMHYQYEYFLTADERKMRPMILKDIADKIDMDISTVSRVANSKYVQTEFGTFLLKSFFSEAIQTENGEEVSNKEVKKILEDCIGNEDKRKPLADEKLTEILKERGYNIARRTVAKYREQMNIPVARLRKEL
- a CDS encoding PorP/SprF family type IX secretion system membrane protein, which produces MDANVTYAYHLQLSNDFNLSAGIAAGVSSISLDLNALTFDTPIDPIMNRALINQVKPDLNIGLWLYGARLFAGLSVQQILPQKLSFTGDNNYNLGKEAPHYFATAGYKFFLDDEIAAVPSVMVKYVSPAPVSVDINMKLAFKDKIWLGGSYRKDDSFAAMAGFNIGKMVNLTYSYDFTTSQLNQVSNGSHEIVLGLLLNNIYNVPSYIKMW
- a CDS encoding type IX secretion system membrane protein PorP/SprF, with product MKKLIIIFALFATFKVFAQQKPQYTQYIFNQYLLNPALSGIENYLDFKAGYRKQWSGITDAPQTSFVSAHWALGDNQLWSNALTAFPEQTGNPMDRNYMQNYMSSPSHHGMG
- a CDS encoding PKD domain-containing protein — translated: MSRHWLLVLLVSLFFFKASGQNISNEGTDFWTVFPTHVPSRAVNGVIPYGNIAVFVTSKSNSEVTITCGNAAPVTKTIPANTAVRFDVPRVDAYIDGVLEANRVLTNKGIHVKVTDGQPKVSVYTHIYGAARSAASLILPFETLGQTYYSMNFSQSNGGNNFLTLVAVEDNTDIILHEKNGNKIPITLNKTGDVYEYLASGTQDLTGTYVETDPLTSSCKRFAAFSGSSVLSIVCNSSQDPLFQQLYPTNSWGKNYGVVPFINRKYILRILAQEDNTSVTYNGATYIINKGLPIESEQLTGSTFITADKLISVAEYSLTQDCSSANGGAIIGDPEMVILNPIEFNIKGVTVFSSRLQDITEKYVNVLIKTASISGFRYNGVAPNTAWTILNGNSIYSYTQIPVNEESITLTADDGFNAIAYGFGDHESYAYSAGTNLSSNNYLTVFNTAKNEEGQNGCVGETYNIKISLPYKPDYINWSLDNENVINQNPPVLMETKTLPDGTNIFTYESPYTKTYAEKGKHSLEIVAHVPNTSSCVSGDLVTNYTFNIYDLPIAKFNPIIGCSNTTAKFTDGSISNNDDFAITKWLWDFGDESTPSTEQNPEHTYARPGKYLVRLTATTGSNCANTSEPVEITINPTPLADFDVTGFCTNKPTVLTDKSSIEGIGTIVKWTWDFGDGSTPVTLEDNVPPPHQYAVAGRYTITLTVESDLKCLNIKPIDINIYDPPKEVDFMLPDFCLADGVARFKNTSKNADGSTTGLTFEWKYADNNNNVIATTTGVDGAFMPAATGSYNVTLTVKNQDGCEAFTLKSFTVNGDVKTADFEIINDHSCVSENIMIKNTSTVFTGKITKIEIYRDFGNESSIYKTIPYPDNNEVFILNYNTFGGTTDRTFNIKLVAYSGENCFKYSESQTLTLKPVPQLVFDDMAPVCDADGTVLITQAKQKVGEEMNGPPGVYSGDGMRADGTFNPKIAGLGPHTITYTFTGDNGCPNSISNTITVYKSPVADAGTLIYILAGGQIEIPATAEGTNLKYEWSPAVGLNKTNVLNPIASPNEDTEYTLTATTQPEGCVTTSKVLVKVLQAINPPNTFTPNGDNVNDTWIIKYLESYPNATVEIFNRNGNRVFFSNGYKIPFDGNYQNEPLPVGVYYYIINPRNGRKTITGPLTIIR
- a CDS encoding Sec-independent protein translocase subunit TatA/TatB, coding for MSAIEIILIGVVILLIFGGKKLPELMKGIGKSVKEFKDAKDEPPVK
- a CDS encoding HD domain-containing protein; its protein translation is MIQVNDFLYGKMELPMVFSDLLNTDALKRLGGIHQSGAIFLVNPDICHSRLEHAIGVTMLIRMLGGSELEQIAGLLHDISHTAFSHVGDYVFDNTDEDYHEKVFAEVLYKSEVPDVLLNYGYNVNQILYGTFDILEQPLPSLCADRLDYTLRDGIHGGVISRQRAREFLTYIVLKDGKIAVSAETEVAWINEAFEKLNNDVFKLPLHLYANGKMAELIKKFLNKGILVESDLFKTDTMLLNKIRTSFEGYEAIKSIKQLKGFAEFMRHGAVPKIKTRTLNALLV
- a CDS encoding TetR family transcriptional regulator C-terminal domain-containing protein — its product is MATAQQIRKAYLDYVLTNNEKPKSVYIFVKKLKITETDFYQFFSSFESIEKTIWFELTFETINKIKEQEVWPQYTAREKILSFFYSYLENLKNERSFVIYSLKNHRGKFSTPDVLAGVKPIFENFAQEIIEEGLDSGELAERRFLSKRYKDALWIQFAFIVNFWINDDSEGFEKSDEAIEKGINVTFDLFQHSPIDNLLEYGKFLSRNGKFAEKMRF
- a CDS encoding ABC1 kinase family protein, whose protein sequence is MKTQKSIPTTKVERSAKFVKTGIQIGGNYIKHYSKKLFNPEMDREQLNEDNATDIYKSLSELKGSALKIAQMLSMDKNILPKSYVDKFTQSQYNAPPLSGPLIVRTFTKNFGKTPENIFDSFNLSSSNAASIGQVHQAMLNGKKLAIKIQYPGVGDSISSDLKLVKPFAFRLLGMSERELNIYIKEVEERLLEETDYELEVKRSIEFSEACKNLDHVVFPKYYPALSGKRIITMDWIDGLHLKEFLQTNPSQEVRNKIGQALWDFYNFQQHELRAVHADPHPGNFMITPDENLGVIDFGCIKEMPDDFYYPFFALISTDVINDKNKTIDAFRKLDMIHTDDSPEQIEFYYKSYREMISLFAKPYTSKTFDFSKPDFFEQLYAYGEKISKMPEFKQARGVKHFIYVNRTNFGLYTILHELKATVKTDTFKPNVTA